The following DNA comes from Schistocerca piceifrons isolate TAMUIC-IGC-003096 chromosome 3, iqSchPice1.1, whole genome shotgun sequence.
ttttttaaaaaaaaaaaaaaaataggataaATACCTGTACACGAGAAACACGCTTTGAAACGGGTCGTgtaagaaagaaatgaaaataaaatcgtgactggcagcagataaagttattttacaaacaAACACAAAGCCGATGGTGTCATCCCTACTACGTAATGATACAGTCACAGCTGGCGTCCCACGCTCTGTTGGAAGACGCTGAGAGGTTCTGCACAACCAAAAACGTCCTGTCAGGTGTTAGAAACACATCGCACTTGTACTGGTGTCATACACGTCACTCGTATCCGGAAAGCACATGTTCATTCTTGGCGGCTATCTACGTAATACGAGACAAGTTGAGGCGACACTGCGGCGGACGGTACCTGCGGGGAAGCGGTGCGGGAAGATGCGGCCGTGCCTGGACAGCAGCCAGGGGTACAGCGGGTAGGTGTCGCGGGGCGGCACAGCAGGTGGGTGGTGCGGCGCGGCGaggtgcgggggcggcggcggcggccccggCTGGTGGCCGTGGTGCTGGCCGTGGTGCGCCAGCGCCGCCGCCAGCCCGGCCGCCTGGAAGTGCGCCGCGGCCAGCGCCAGCGGGtggtgcgggggcggcggcgcgtGCCCGTGCGGGTGGCCGTGCCCGTGGCCGTGGCCGTGGCCGTGGGCGTGCAGGTGCGGCTCCAGGTACAGCGTCTTGAGGCCCTCGAGGCCCGCGGGCGCCAGCGCGCTCGGCCGCACCAGCTGCGGGGGCGGCGCGGGCGGCGAGGGTGCGGGCGACGCGCCCGCCGACGCCGGCGACGACGTGGCCGGCGACGCGGAGCGCCCGAAGCGCGGGGGCGGCGACGCCgagctgccgcccccgccgccgtctCCGGCGCCGCCGTGGCCGGGCGAGGAGCCGGCCGGGCtcgccggctgctgctgctgctgctgctgctgctggtggtggtgcgtCGTTCCGCCGCCGACGATGCTGTCGATGCTGAAGCCGATCTTGGGCTTGGACGGCACGGCCACCACTGGCGTCGGTGCGAGAGGCATCATGGCCGCGGAACGGGACGACTCGGGCCGAGCTCTACTCTCCGTACGGCCTTCAGCACCGCTCCCGCATGCTACGCCGCTCCGTGTCCACAGCTCGCACACTGCCAGTTCACCGTACAGAatgccgcttcaactgcacgcCGCACTGAACACGTACGCACCCATCGGTACCAGTCGCGAGAACACACCACTAGCTGGAGAGCGGGCGCATGATTCCGGGCGAATTGCGGGTCCACGCCGATACGCGCCGCTGTGCGGGGAGCTGCCGTGCTGCTCGTTTTGCGCGCCCGTCCGCGACTGACGGCCCCGCCGCGCCGCCGCCTCCGTCCTGCCCCCTCCACCTGTCCCGCTACTCGTCCCCGATTGGCCCATTACCTCTCGCCCTGCCCCTGATGAGCCGCTAATGGCGCGGCGCCATTGGCCCGCCGCCACTTAGCGCTACGGGGTGGCCGCTCCTCCTCCTATTTACACCACTCCCACTGCCGGCGCGGGGGCGGAGCTCCGCTTGGCGCTAGCTTTAATTTCGTTGGCAGTCCCGCGCCGTGCGTGACCTGCGCCACGTGCTCCGCCGCCAGCCCCGCCTCTCGGCACGTCCGAGACTGCCGTCCGAACTTCGCACCTCCTTAATTCGCGCCGCTAACGCGCCTAATTACTACTGCTCGTGAACCTCACAAAATCTGCAACTTCTCTTCTGCGACGGCAGCGCGGTGCGGCGGCTGCCGCGAGAAGCTCCGTCAACATGGCGCGAGCGTCGTGTATCGTCGGCGGGCATCTCTCGGCCGTATTTCACAGCCGGCGCATCCGCCCGCAGAGTGCGCCAGCGTGTGTAGCGTGTACGCAGTGTGTTTTACTCGAGAAACCCGCTATTGAGAAGAAGGATGGCGTGCCGGCCCCTGTCTTTTACCTTTAATATTTATCGGAGTGGCGAAAAGAAAAAGGAAGAGCAGTGTCCTCCGCCACGCGTGTAATGATACTTTAGAAGCGTTCCGGCGAGACAGCGGCTCGACTGCGTCCGTTCTTCCCCCCGGGCGCGATCAGATAGCGGCGGTGAGATTGCCGGGGCATTATACTCTCAGCACACAACACCTTGCCCACGATTGTTTTACCGCCCGGCAGCTTATCTCCGATGTGAGAAACGGCCTCTTGCCTCTGCGGCACTTTCGGGCCGTCTGTGAATTTAACTTCTCCTTTGGGCTTCCCTGACCCCTTTTCATTGTCAGCTCTACGCAACAAAAATTCCATTCCAGTATTGTTTGATAGACAATGCTGTCAACCACTTGCTTATTAATAGACTACTCTTCTCGGTAGGTTTGTCTGGTGCACACGTGACGCTAACGATGGCTAGTTGGCGACTTCACTTGAAAAATGCATTTCCAGCCtcgattttaattcatttattacgATCGCAGCGTTGCTGATTCATTGGTTCTGAACCGTTCTTCCGCCACGCGCAGCAATTTTTAACAGAAACAAACTCTATGCTGTGTAGCGAGCATCTCATTGCGACATGCTTTTAAAACAGTTGCTGGAGATATGTTCCgtgtttgcaactaaatgaaaggcagtttgttttttgccatacgcgtttcgtttcTTTTACGTATGAAACATATCCAGCGGTGCGGAATACATGCttgtttttatgtatataataaatGCATTACGTATTTGTTACAGCTGTGTTAATATGTTACGTTTCCTCATGTCACTCTCGTGATTATCGGGTTAGAAACAACTGTTGTAGCGCAAGTTTCGTGAGATTGGATCATCGTTTCGTGTTACGTACGATTTCCAATGTTAGCAGCTCAGGTGTTCCCTCCTGTAGATGAGTTCTCTAGGTCTTCATACTCCACATGACCGGTTTTCGGCGTTTTCTCGCCCACACCTGAAAAACAggacagtgatatatatatatatatatatgtatatatatagtgcAGGCCACTGGATATGCTTCATAagtaaatgaagcgaaacgcgtatggaaaaAACAAAACTGCCTTTCGTTTAGTTGCAAAGACGACAAATACCCCCATGAATTTTGAAGTAACAGAGGAAcgacagaaaacggaaaaaaatattAGCCAAATGATTGCAACCAGTCGCAGATTTCAGAAAAGCGTTTGGCAATTTGGTGATACACGACTACAAGTGCAACTTGAGTCAAAATCTACTGCACGAGGACAAATAGCACAGACCTATAAATAGATGATTcttcatttataaataaataacaaattactGTTTTCAGTTGTTGGTGCCGCGCTGCTAGCAtatatttatcgaaaaatcagactGTGCCACTATCAGATGCTATGAAAACTTTTGCTGTCTTTAAGAGTTTCGACTGCTAGTAAACATCATCAGACACAAGCAGTTTTTCGATTTCGATAGCTGTGTAGATATACACATGATGTTCCATCCAAATTTATACAACATAACAAATACGGACAATGTTAAAATTCCACCCATCCGACTTTATGCAACATACCCAATAGGGACAATGTTACAGTTCCACATAGTTATGAgttcttttttttaacattatttaGAATGGAATGGAACAATATACGCCTACATAATGTTACAGCGTATTTGACTATTATAGGTACAAACGAAATGGGCGAAAAGAAGACAGCGAAACAAGCAAATCGATCTAACATGGCTCTGCGAGCAAGTGTTTTCCCTATATGATGCAGCTATGCACAATTGCAGTCATGCCAGTTTTACAACACTGCCAATGTCTAATCTTCTCGAAATACAAGTGAGGAGTAACTTTCAAAGAGATAAACGGCCCTCATTTGATTCTGTCATCATCCCGGATACCAACAGGTAAGTAAGTACTGGTGAATAGCGTTGGTGAATAGCTCGTCAGTAGACCTACCAATCCATCCCGTtggatttatgtgtgtgtgtgagggggggggggggggaatatttaaAAGCTTCAGTGTATTCCAGCCCTGTTTTAATGTCGATGACCTCCGGAGTACATTGTCACTGGTTGTCAATTCATCCGGAACACACCTGAGAGTTTTGAACGTGTACGGGCATCTATGCCTACCCCCACAGGAACTGTAGCCACGTGGAATGCTTGTCGTAATTAGAGTATCCTCAGTTGCATATCTGCAGCCTGAACCCTCGCATATAAGGTGTTCATGTAGCGTGCTATGTCGTGATACGTCGTATCGAGAAAGCCACTGGTTTCCGGACTTACACCATCAGCGGAAAAGTTTCGAGACCGCGTTAGTAAGAAATAGAAGAAAGttgagatggtggttttaatgcttccaGGTGTTCTACAAAGTCTCCCTCCCCAACTCCCCTCTCCCTACCCGTACTTGAGTACAACGCGCAGAACGTTTATACATCCACATCAAACTTTCAGACAAGTCCTTCATTGGGATGCTGTTCAACAAGCGCGTCGCATTGGTGTAAATGTCGGTTATACCGTCAAAACGTTGACCACTTCACGTGAATTTCTGCAGTTTGTTGTAGGATCGCACTGATAGCGACAAGGCTCTTCACCCGTGACTTTTCCCCCCCATAAAAGAACTGTCCGCGCTTTGCGTTTCCATCAAGTCGCGGCATCTGTGTACGCGTCATTGCTTTCGTTCGAGGGTCAAGGCGTGCGGGATAAACTTCGCacaaacttttctcttcttcaaaacattctggagaatatctAGAACACTTGGTTTAGAGAGGCAGCTCCACTGCGGTTTGTGACACGACAACGTTGACACAACCTACTCACAGCTGACTGATCAACTGCACTtccgttgtttacagttgttagttcaagctaccaccgtagttactgcgctgacgtcgcttgtaaGCCAGGAATAAAACCATTCCCGGAACATTTTGAACGGACGGTgtacatttattaaaattaattgcttgttcatctacatccacatctacacctacatctacatggatactctgcaaatcacatttaagtgcctggcagagggttcatcgaaccacctgttattccaatctcgtatagcgcgcgaaaagaatgaacacctatatctttccgtacgagctctgatttcccttattttagcctgctgatcgttccgccctatgtaggtcggtgtcaacaaaatattttcgcattcggaggagaaagttggtgattggaatttc
Coding sequences within:
- the LOC124789197 gene encoding homeobox protein EMX1-like, which translates into the protein MMPLAPTPVVAVPSKPKIGFSIDSIVGGGTTHHHQQQQQQQQQPASPAGSSPGHGGAGDGGGGGSSASPPPRFGRSASPATSSPASAGASPAPSPPAPPPQLVRPSALAPAGLEGLKTLYLEPHLHAHGHGHGHGHGHPHGHAPPPPHHPLALAAAHFQAAGLAAALAHHGQHHGHQPGPPPPPPHLAAPHHPPAVPPRDTYPLYPWLLSRHGRIFPHRFPAGPDIPGFLLQPFRKPKRIRTAFSPSQLLKLEHAFEKNHYVVGAERKQLAQSLSLTETQVKVWFQNRRTKHKRMQQEEEAKAQQQAAAASNKNSHHVSKWKQETQPAPGAQRQTSTPPPASAQPQQAQQQQQQQPQQQDSPEGPLQHQQQQGYHHHHSDSCSSGSET